A single region of the Oleispira antarctica RB-8 genome encodes:
- a CDS encoding Alcohol dehydrogenase superfamily protein, zinc-containing, whose amino-acid sequence MVVAAGDSEQAQALMGKTVAVLTGASYTQYCCVPVQACIVHHDGTTSHAAASSFVNPLTALGMVETMRMEGHTALVHTAAASSLGIMLNKVCIKEGVALVNIVRKQEQVDLLTKLGAKFVVNSSSESFKKDLYKAIDATGATLAFDAIGGGELAGDILATMEAVGSKEATGFNTYGSVDNKQVYIYGGLDFSPTLLNRAFGMTWSVGGWLLMRFLGKLKPARVGELYKRVADEINTTFAIESTVELSFEEAMTPEVIEKYNAKTTGGKYILNPNKG is encoded by the coding sequence GTGGTTGTCGCTGCGGGTGATAGCGAGCAAGCACAGGCGTTAATGGGTAAAACGGTGGCGGTTTTGACGGGGGCGAGTTACACCCAGTATTGCTGCGTGCCTGTGCAAGCTTGCATAGTGCATCACGACGGTACGACCTCTCATGCCGCCGCTTCGTCGTTTGTTAATCCGCTGACGGCGTTGGGTATGGTTGAGACGATGCGTATGGAAGGCCACACGGCGCTTGTTCATACGGCGGCGGCTTCCAGTCTGGGTATTATGTTGAATAAGGTGTGCATTAAGGAAGGCGTGGCGTTAGTTAATATTGTGCGTAAGCAAGAGCAGGTCGATTTGTTAACGAAGCTGGGTGCGAAGTTTGTTGTTAATTCTTCGAGTGAGAGTTTCAAGAAAGACTTGTACAAGGCGATTGATGCCACGGGTGCAACGCTGGCGTTTGACGCGATCGGCGGCGGTGAGTTGGCGGGTGATATTCTAGCGACGATGGAAGCGGTCGGCAGTAAAGAGGCGACGGGTTTCAATACGTATGGCTCTGTGGATAACAAGCAGGTGTACATTTATGGTGGGTTAGATTTTTCACCGACACTGCTTAACCGTGCCTTTGGTATGACGTGGAGTGTGGGTGGTTGGTTGTTGATGCGTTTTCTGGGTAAGTTGAAGCCTGCAAGAGTGGGTGAGTTGTATAAGCGTGTAGCTGATGAGATTAATACGACGTTTGCGATTGAGTCGACGGTGGAGCTGTCTTTTGAGGAGGCAATGACGCCTGAGGTTATTGAGAAATATAATGCTAAGACTACGGGTGGGAAGTATATATTGAACCCTAATAAGGGTTAG
- a CDS encoding Alcohol dehydrogenase GroES-like, fragment: MVETMRMEGHTALVHTAAASSLGIMLNKVCIKEGVALVNIVRKQEQVDLLTKLGAKFVVNSSSESFKNDLYKAIDATGATLAFDAIGGGELAGDILATMEAVGSKEATGFNTYGSVDNKQVYIYGGLDFSPTLLNRAFGMTWSVGGWLLMRFLGKLKPARVGELYKRVADEINTTFVIESTVELSFEEAMTPEVIEKYNAKTTGGKYILNPNKG, translated from the coding sequence ATGGTTGAGACGATGCGTATGGAAGGCCACACGGCGCTTGTTCATACGGCGGCGGCTTCCAGTCTGGGTATTATGTTGAATAAGGTGTGCATTAAGGAAGGCGTGGCGTTAGTTAATATTGTGCGTAAGCAAGAGCAGGTCGATTTGTTAACGAAGTTGGGTGCGAAGTTTGTTGTTAATTCTTCGAGTGAGAGTTTCAAGAACGATTTGTACAAGGCGATTGATGCCACGGGTGCAACGCTGGCGTTTGACGCGATCGGCGGTGGTGAGTTGGCGGGTGATATTCTAGCGACTATGGAAGCGGTCGGCAGTAAAGAGGCGACGGGTTTCAATACGTATGGCTCTGTGGATAACAAGCAGGTGTACATTTATGGTGGGTTAGATTTTTCACCGACGCTGCTTAACCGTGCATTTGGTATGACATGGAGTGTGGGGGGTTGGTTGTTGATGCGTTTTCTGGGTAAGTTAAAGCCTGCAAGAGTAGGCGAGTTGTATAAACGTGTGGCTGATGAGATTAATACGACGTTTGTGATTGAATCGACGGTGGAGCTGTCTTTTGAGGAGGCGATGACGCCTGAGGTTATTGAGAAGTATAATGCTAAAACGACGGGTGGGAAGTATATATTGAATCCTAATAAGGGTTAG
- a CDS encoding Alcohol dehydrogenase GroES-like — protein MNKSKQLFTHISSDGELTLSLVEVDVPKPKAHEIVVKMEASPINPSDMWPMFGPADLSKALLSDDKTVLTAPLYPGMLSRIKPRLDQTLPIGNEGAGVVVAAGDSEQAQALMGKTVAVLTGASYTQYCCVPVQACIVHHDGTTPHAAASSFVNPLTALGMVETMRMEGHTALVHTAAASSLGIMLNKVCIKEGVALVNIVRKQEQVDLLTKLGAKFVVNSSSESFKKDLYKAIDATGATLAFDAIGGGELAGDILATMEAVGSKEATGFNTYGSVDNKQVYIYGGLDFSPTLLNRAFGMTWSVGGWLLMRFLGKLKPARVGELYKRVADEINTTFAIESTVELSFEEAMTPEVIEKYNAKTTGGKYILNPNKG, from the coding sequence ATGAACAAATCAAAGCAGTTGTTTACCCACATCTCATCTGACGGTGAGCTAACACTCAGTTTAGTTGAGGTCGATGTTCCAAAGCCTAAAGCCCACGAGATTGTGGTGAAGATGGAAGCATCGCCGATTAACCCGTCAGACATGTGGCCTATGTTTGGTCCTGCAGATTTGTCTAAAGCGTTATTGAGTGATGATAAGACGGTATTAACCGCGCCACTTTATCCAGGCATGTTGTCTCGTATTAAGCCTCGCTTAGATCAGACATTACCTATTGGTAACGAAGGTGCGGGGGTGGTTGTCGCTGCGGGTGATAGCGAGCAAGCTCAGGCGTTAATGGGTAAGACGGTGGCGGTCTTAACAGGGGCGAGTTACACCCAGTATTGCTGCGTGCCTGTGCAAGCTTGCATAGTGCATCACGACGGTACGACACCTCATGCAGCGGCTTCGTCGTTTGTTAATCCGCTGACGGCGTTGGGTATGGTTGAGACGATGCGTATGGAAGGCCACACGGCGCTTGTTCATACGGCGGCGGCTTCCAGTCTGGGTATTATGTTGAATAAAGTCTGCATTAAGGAAGGCGTGGCGTTAGTTAATATTGTGCGTAAGCAAGAACAGGTCGATTTGTTAACGAAGTTGGGTGCGAAGTTTGTTGTTAATTCTTCGAGTGAGAGTTTTAAGAAAGATTTGTATAAGGCGATTGATGCCACAGGTGCAACGCTGGCGTTTGACGCGATCGGCGGTGGTGAGTTGGCGGGTGATATTCTAGCGACTATGGAAGCGGTCGGCAGTAAAGAGGCGACGGGTTTCAATACGTATGGCTCTGTGGATAACAAGCAGGTGTACATTTATGGTGGGTTAGATTTTTCACCGACGCTGCTTAACCGTGCCTTTGGTATGACGTGGAGTGTGGGTGGTTGGTTGTTGATGCGTTTTCTGGGTAAGTTGAAGCCTGCAAGAGTGGGTGAGTTGTATAAGCGTGTGGCCGATGAGATTAATACGACGTTTGCGATTGAATCGACGGTGGAGCTGTCTTTTGAGGAAGCGATGACGCCAGAGGTTATTGAGAAATATAATGCTAAGACTACGGGTGGGAAGTACATATTGAACCCTAATAAGGGTTAG
- a CDS encoding Transcriptional regulator, TetR family — MAYRETEHTLAKKADTRLRLLKAARRLVQQGGFAAASASAVAKESGVASGTIYRHFPNKSELVAEVFRYATEREVAAVAQACDCGETAADKLTAAVETFAQRALLGRTLAYALIAEPVDPRVEQERLRYRFAYAEIFEDVIALGIQRGEFVAQNCQITAAALVGLLAESLVGPLKKEHEYEHDDLIHSLTALVLRAVGFKS, encoded by the coding sequence TTGGCTTATCGCGAAACCGAACATACCTTGGCTAAAAAGGCTGATACCCGCTTACGCTTGCTGAAGGCGGCGCGCCGTTTGGTGCAGCAAGGTGGCTTTGCGGCGGCTTCGGCGAGTGCGGTGGCGAAGGAGTCTGGGGTGGCGTCGGGGACGATTTATCGGCACTTCCCTAATAAGTCGGAGTTGGTGGCTGAGGTATTTCGTTATGCCACTGAGCGTGAGGTGGCGGCGGTTGCTCAGGCGTGTGATTGTGGTGAGACGGCGGCTGATAAGTTAACCGCGGCGGTCGAGACCTTTGCTCAGCGTGCGCTATTGGGCAGAACGTTGGCGTATGCCCTGATTGCAGAACCTGTTGATCCTAGGGTTGAGCAAGAGCGTTTGCGTTATCGTTTTGCTTACGCTGAAATTTTTGAAGATGTGATTGCGCTGGGTATTCAGCGGGGTGAGTTTGTTGCGCAGAATTGTCAGATTACGGCGGCGGCTTTGGTGGGACTATTGGCGGAGTCTTTGGTTGGGCCGTTGAAGAAAGAGCACGAGTATGAACACGATGATCTTATTCACAGTTTAACGGCTTTGGTATTACGGGCGGTGGGTTTTAAGTCTTAG
- the fadE gene encoding Acyl-CoA dehydrogenase domain protein encodes MTSETHEVFNQPTPLENYNAYESDAALKHWMTTFNGDFAKADVSQYGHHVGHELIEAGFLANQNKPEFHSHDRFGNRIDVAKFHPAYHQLMRTAIEAGAHSLPWTTQKNGAHVARAAMEYLHNQADSGSGCPLTMTFAAVPAIKTTPSLAKDWLPKITARHYDERNIPWFEKEGVTIGMAMTEKQGGSDVRANTTKAMPIDTAKTGPGEAYELVGHKWFCSAPMCDAFLVLAQTEKGLSCFLLPRWRPDGSKNQMIIQRLKNKLGNISNASSEVEFRGAYAQMVGDEGRGVPAIIEMVSMTRFDCMVGSSSLMRAATAQAIHHTSGRSVFGKNLHEQVLMQNVLADLAIESEAALAISMRVGNALDNMHDEQQNLFARVATAIGKYWICKRAPNHAYEAMECLGGVGYVEENIMPRLYREAPVNAIWEGSGNVQCLDVLRAMNKEPKVVEAYLTELASAQGLDKRFDTFLNGLKDEFVDLSTLEYRSRSVVEKLALGLQASVLLKDGDAHVAEGFVASRISGNLGLNYGTLPVGVNCKAIIERAKPRL; translated from the coding sequence ATGACAAGTGAAACGCACGAAGTTTTTAACCAGCCTACCCCGCTAGAAAATTATAATGCTTACGAGTCGGATGCGGCGTTGAAGCATTGGATGACGACCTTTAATGGCGACTTCGCTAAAGCCGATGTCAGCCAATATGGTCATCACGTTGGGCATGAGTTAATTGAGGCGGGGTTTTTAGCCAACCAGAATAAGCCTGAGTTTCATTCTCATGATCGCTTTGGTAACCGTATTGATGTGGCTAAGTTTCATCCGGCGTATCACCAGTTGATGCGCACTGCCATCGAAGCGGGCGCTCACTCTTTGCCTTGGACGACGCAGAAAAACGGAGCCCATGTTGCCCGTGCGGCGATGGAGTATTTGCACAACCAGGCCGACTCGGGTTCTGGCTGCCCGTTAACGATGACCTTCGCCGCGGTGCCTGCGATTAAAACGACGCCGAGTTTGGCGAAAGATTGGCTGCCTAAAATCACAGCGCGCCATTACGACGAACGTAATATTCCTTGGTTTGAAAAAGAAGGTGTGACCATTGGTATGGCCATGACCGAGAAACAAGGTGGCTCGGATGTGCGTGCCAATACCACCAAGGCGATGCCGATTGATACGGCAAAAACGGGGCCCGGTGAAGCGTATGAATTGGTTGGGCATAAGTGGTTTTGCTCGGCGCCGATGTGCGATGCGTTTTTGGTATTAGCGCAAACTGAAAAAGGCTTGTCGTGTTTTCTATTACCGCGCTGGCGTCCGGATGGCAGCAAGAACCAGATGATTATTCAGCGTTTAAAAAACAAGCTGGGCAATATTTCTAATGCGTCTTCGGAAGTGGAATTTCGTGGGGCGTATGCACAGATGGTCGGCGATGAAGGTCGTGGGGTTCCGGCGATTATTGAAATGGTATCAATGACCCGTTTCGATTGTATGGTGGGTTCCAGTTCGTTAATGCGCGCGGCGACCGCACAAGCGATTCACCATACCAGCGGCCGTAGTGTGTTTGGTAAGAATTTGCATGAGCAAGTCTTGATGCAAAATGTATTGGCTGACTTGGCTATTGAATCGGAAGCGGCGTTGGCGATTTCGATGCGCGTGGGTAATGCGTTGGATAATATGCACGATGAACAGCAAAACTTATTCGCCCGTGTCGCGACGGCGATTGGTAAATACTGGATCTGCAAACGCGCACCCAACCATGCTTATGAAGCGATGGAGTGCTTAGGGGGCGTGGGGTATGTGGAAGAGAACATCATGCCGCGACTTTATCGCGAAGCCCCTGTGAACGCGATTTGGGAAGGCTCAGGTAATGTGCAGTGTTTGGATGTATTACGCGCGATGAATAAAGAACCGAAGGTGGTGGAGGCTTATTTAACCGAGCTGGCCAGTGCCCAAGGTTTGGATAAGCGCTTTGATACGTTCTTGAACGGTTTGAAAGATGAGTTTGTGGACTTATCCACATTGGAATATCGTTCGCGCAGCGTGGTCGAGAAGCTGGCGCTTGGGCTGCAAGCGAGTGTGTTGTTGAAAGATGGCGATGCGCATGTGGCTGAGGGGTTTGTGGCTTCGCGTATTAGTGGCAACTTAGGCCTCAATTATGGCACTTTGCCGGTGGGGGTGAACTGTAAGGCGATTATTGAGCGGGCTAAGCCTCGGTTATAA
- a CDS encoding Capsule polysaccharide export protein. By similarity produces the protein MLIAIFASRNTQRQYASKLSEHISSTGGRKPIVLWYKDLLKTTHLIKSIFVSKPNELKQVVAEVIAEKKNHPKYRKAHSIYWAFFKLIKSIESRLLYVSYSDQLARNNIEQLVIWNGLKFRQRIAVIAAKALNIPCHYIERGAFPETTTLDSKGINYLNSVPRDPEYYMTRGIKNSSVTLNCNKKKTEVLPDGYIFIPFQVNIDSQITMFSPWLDNMFSLVDRLLEVERILGDAMPNIVLKSHPACAQCYQDLFDRIREMSNKISVINNVDTSVLIRESKAVITINSSVGMEALLMRKKVIVLGKAFYNIKGITLSASSIEELAENIIRVNLWKPNEYLTSSFLDYLKDEYIVKGSWHNPDIEHFQSMTQRLNLLMSA, from the coding sequence ATGTTAATTGCAATATTCGCTTCAAGAAATACTCAACGTCAATACGCGTCCAAGTTATCAGAGCATATTTCATCGACGGGTGGGAGAAAACCGATTGTTCTTTGGTATAAAGATCTTCTAAAAACCACACATTTGATAAAATCGATATTTGTTTCTAAACCGAATGAGTTAAAGCAAGTGGTTGCAGAGGTGATTGCCGAGAAGAAGAATCATCCTAAGTATCGTAAAGCACATTCAATATACTGGGCGTTTTTTAAGCTTATTAAATCAATAGAATCTAGATTGCTTTATGTTAGTTATAGTGACCAGCTAGCCCGTAATAATATAGAACAACTAGTTATCTGGAATGGTTTAAAGTTTCGCCAAAGAATTGCTGTTATCGCGGCAAAGGCCTTAAACATTCCTTGCCACTACATCGAACGTGGGGCTTTTCCAGAAACCACTACCTTAGATTCTAAAGGCATAAATTACCTAAACTCTGTACCTCGCGATCCTGAATATTATATGACCCGAGGCATTAAAAATTCTTCAGTAACCTTAAACTGTAATAAGAAAAAGACGGAGGTTTTACCTGACGGCTATATCTTTATTCCCTTCCAAGTAAATATAGATAGCCAAATCACGATGTTTTCCCCATGGCTGGATAACATGTTTTCATTGGTTGATAGGCTTTTAGAAGTCGAGAGAATATTAGGAGATGCTATGCCTAATATCGTTCTTAAATCTCACCCAGCCTGTGCTCAATGTTATCAAGACTTATTTGATCGAATAAGAGAAATGTCTAATAAAATAAGTGTTATTAATAATGTGGATACCTCTGTGTTGATTAGAGAGTCAAAAGCGGTGATTACTATAAACTCTTCTGTTGGAATGGAAGCGTTATTAATGAGAAAAAAAGTGATTGTACTCGGTAAAGCTTTTTATAATATAAAAGGCATAACGCTATCAGCCTCCTCTATTGAAGAACTCGCTGAAAATATTATAAGAGTAAACTTGTGGAAACCGAATGAATATTTAACATCATCATTTTTAGATTACCTTAAGGATGAATATATCGTTAAAGGGAGCTGGCATAATCCTGATATAGAGCATTTCCAAAGTATGACACAACGATTAAATTTATTAATGAGTGCTTAA